One part of the Arabidopsis thaliana chromosome 1 sequence genome encodes these proteins:
- a CDS encoding uncharacterized protein (unknown protein; FUNCTIONS IN: molecular_function unknown; INVOLVED IN: biological_process unknown; LOCATED IN: chloroplast; BEST Arabidopsis thaliana protein match is: unknown protein (TAIR:AT5G38190.1); Has 14 Blast hits to 14 proteins in 2 species: Archae - 0; Bacteria - 0; Metazoa - 0; Fungi - 0; Plants - 14; Viruses - 0; Other Eukaryotes - 0 (source: NCBI BLink).): MSGSQVSRGTSSDSDDEPDSSSTSNRGYFGCPRRDRSPSPIRVVEDRVIRRPALPVGEPLYPWRRPPVIAASPSFTPVGRDFVPGSVKYPADLLRHLHPEEAARFRYWFRTLEGQLRAYCRRHAKLLRMMQEMELGMRRLEADPKDWERFGLGKLNPLPPFLRAYCRAKLREDEASSSRGP; the protein is encoded by the exons ATGTCAGGTTCTCAGGTCTCTCGAGGTACGTCGTCAGATTCCGATGATGAGCCTGATTCCTCGTCGACGTCGAACCGTGGTTATTTCGGGTGTCCCCGTCGTGACCGTTCACCTTCTCCGATCCGCGTAGTGGAAGATCGCGTGATTCGCCGCCCGGCGCTTCCAGTCGGCGAACCGCTATACCCCTGGAGGAGGCCTCCAGTGATCGCCGCCTCGCCGTCATTCACTCCCGTCGGTCGTGATTTTGTTCCCGGCAGTGTGAAGTACCCGGCGgatcttcttcgtcatcttcatcctGAAGAGGCGGCGCGATTCCGATACTGGTTTCGCACG TTGGAGGGGCAACTCCGAGCTTACTGCCGCCGCCATGCTAAGCTCCTCCGCATGATGCAGGAAATGGAGCTTGGAATGAGGAGGTTGGAGGCCGATCCCAAGGACTGGGAACGCTTCGGACTGGGCAAGTTGAACCCACTGCCGCCTTTTCTGAGGGCGTACTGTCGTGCTAAACTTCGCGAGGATGAGGCTAGCTCGTCGAGAGGGCCCTGA